One window from the genome of Nicotiana sylvestris chromosome 9, ASM39365v2, whole genome shotgun sequence encodes:
- the LOC104212656 gene encoding AMSH-like ubiquitin thioesterase 3, with the protein MRRPATMNVDAMTRKVAVDNRIPLRNYYRIANNLLRQANIHRGEKNIIDLYIILMRYSSLVTETIPDHRDYQALHPEERALSKRMLSTVLDELEGLKPEFQRQRKRMDKAQAAAQTSQLNNQENPPYRSVGNSLVRPYTNNKASSDYDNKWAISNAPSSLWKQNKDYSGVSSSSSIDMQFQKLSLNFPVPKQETLSRHSLLGPNGLHGQWSGPSSKIKVNYPAYADLSSNELLSLNQVADDGSFMSNDTGLKVDKSPMESVLSLDDGRWLHPSEDSCSPFFDDMRSDHSPLSNLRQPSPPPVLAQIQQEFHPISPSKVADPRPGPAKSFQDGPPGSNSYQHLHVPVRLMEDFLRLARENTAKNLETCAVLAGSLRNRVFHITTLIVPKQESTSDSCSTLNEEEIFEVQDKLSLFPLGWIHTHPSQTCFMSSVDLHTHYSYQIMLPEAIAIVMAPTDKESPHGIFHLSDPAGVSVIRNCQQRGFHPHEEPEDGSPIYEHCSHVYMNANMKFDVIDLR; encoded by the exons ATGAGACGGCCGGCGACTATGAACGTCGACGCGATGACTCGGAAAGTCGCCGTCGATAATCGAATTCCTCTCCGCAATTACTATCGAATCGCCAATAATCTCCTCCGACAG GCCAATATTCACCGTGGGGAGAAGAATATCATAGACTTGTATATAATACTAATGAGATATTCAAG TTTGGTTACTGAAACAATACCCGACCATCGAGACTACCAAGCTTTGCATCCAGAAGAAAGAGCATTATCGAAAAGG ATGCTCTCAACAGTGCTAGATGAACTAGAGGGTTTAAAACCGGAATTCCAGCGCCAGCGGAAAAGAATGGATAAAGCTCAAGCAGCAGCTCAGACTTCCCAACTTAATAATCAGGAGAACCCTCCCTACAGATCAGTTGGAAATTCTTTAGTACGGCCCTATACCAACAATAAAGCATCTTCTGATTATGACAATAAATGG GCCATCAGCAATGCACCTTCATCTTTGTGGAAGCAGAATAAAGATTACTCTGGTGTTTCATCCTCGAGTTCGATCGATATGCAGTTCCAGAAGCT ATCTCTCAATTTTCCTGTTCCAAAGCAAGAAACACTGTCAAGGCACTCGCTTTTAGGCCCAAATGGTCTTCATGGTCAATGGTCCGGACCTAGTTCCAAGATAAAG GTGAATTACCCAGCATATGCCGATTTAAGTTCAAATGAGCTTTTGAG CCTCAATCAGGTTGCTGATGATGGCTCATTCATGTCTAATGACACTGGCTTGAAGGTGGATAAGTCTCCTATGGAATCGGTTCTTTCTTTGGATGATGGACGGTGGTTACACCCTTCTGAGGATTCTTGTTCTCCATTTTTTGATGATATGCGGAGTGATCATAGTCCTTTAAGTAACTTAAGGCAGCCTTCGCCGCCTCCCGTTCTGGCGCAAATACAACAAGAATTTCATCCCATATCTCCATCCAAAGTTGCAGATCCAAGACCTGGACCAGCTAAGTCCTTTCAGGATGGACCACCTGGTTCAAACTCTTATCAACATTTGCATGTT CCAGTGAGACTGATGGAAGATTTCTTAAGATTAGCTCGAGAAAATACAGCAAAGAATTTAGAAACTTGTGCTGTTCTTGCAGGTTCACTG AGGAACCGTGTTTTTCACATCACTACTCTTATTGTCCCAAAGCAGGAGTCAACTTCAGATTCT TGTTCAACATTGAATGAAGAAGAAATTTTTGAGGTTCAGGACAAGCTCTCTCTCTTTCCTCTTGGTTGGATACAT ACACATCCATCACAAACCTGTTTTATGTCATCAGTTGACCTGCACACTCATTACTCATATCAG ATTATGTTGCCAGAAGCCATTGCAATAGTGATGGCTCCTACAGACAAAGAGAG CCCTCATGGTATATTTCATTTGTCTGATCCTGCTGGTGTGTCTGTTATCCGGAATTGTCAGCAGCGTGGTTTTCATCCTCATGAGGAGCCTGAGGATGGAAGTCCAATATATGAACACTGTTCTCATGTCTATATGAATGCAAACATGAAGTTTGATGTTATAGACCTTCGTTAA
- the LOC138878167 gene encoding uncharacterized protein, whose product MAFEKGGDDGTLRYRGRLCVPDVDELRERIVSEAHNYRYSIHLGFPKMYHDLKDIYWWNDMKKKVSDFVTKCLNCQQVKVEQQKIKCKLPISWFEVGEAELLGPDLVNQSMEKVKLIQEHLKTAQSCQKSYSNMQHRYLEFQVDDWVFLNISPEKGVIRFGKKGKLNPRYIGPYRIL is encoded by the exons ATGGCTTTTGAaaaagggggagatgatggtactttgagatACAGAGGTAGACTATGCGTTCCAGATGTAGACGAGCTCAGAGAGCGTATTGTGTCAGAAGCCCACAACTATAGGTATTCTATCCACCTAGGTTtcccaaagatgtatcatgatcttaaggatATTTATTGGTGGAATGACATGAAAAAGAAAGTTTCAGATTTTGTGACCAAGtgtctgaattgtcagcaagtgaaagtcgagcagcagAAAATCAA GTGCAAATTGCCAATTAGTTGGTTCGAAGTTGGCGAAGCGGAGTTGCTGGGACCAGATTTGGTCAATCAgtctatggagaaagtcaagttgattcaagagcattTGAAGACAGCTCAGAGTTGCCAAAAGTCCTATTCAAACATGCAACATAGatacctagagtttcaagttgatgattgggtgtttctaaaCATTTCGCCTGAGaaaggtgttataagatttgggaagaaaggaaagctcAATCCTAGATACATTGGCCCATATAGGATCCTATGA
- the LOC104212657 gene encoding uncharacterized protein isoform X2, translating to MSVIYYSFFEMAISINMKYSLQALAVTCILFFSFTLGKADDYGTQTAAAGVLENEYLPNYGGINGGYSSQNGDYPHEYGGGTGTADAQPGYLFSKALRCFNDKQIYSSCEEAYRLTETGDLNVPPEYTDQYCSGPCLKETHLVLNCLGNILSNFRFYNKATIRVVEETIKEGCSYGPRRGFFNVAEHILADGGTALRASKFMLHGVVLMSLTHIFFL from the exons ATGAGTGTCATATACTACTCATTTTTTGAGATGGCAATTTCCATTAACATGAAGTATTCTCTTCAAGCTTTAGCTGTGACTTGCATCTTGTTTTTCTCCTTCACACTAG GGAAAGCAGATGATTATGGGACTCAAACCGCAGCTGCAGGAGTACTTGAAAATGAATATCTGCCAAATTATGGAGGCATAAATGGAGGATATTCATCGCAAAACGGAGATTATCCTCATGAATATGGGGGTGGCACTGGCACAGCTGATGCTCAACCTGGCTATCTTTTCTCTAAAGCTTTGCGATGTTTCAACGATAAGCAG ATATACAGTAGTTGTGAGGAGGCTTATAGACTGACTGAGACAGGGGATCTCAATGTACCACCTGAATATACCGATCAATATTGCAGCGGACCATGCTTGAAGGAGACACACCTTGTGCTAAATTGTCTTGGAAATATACTGTCAAACTTCAGATTCTATAATAAGGCCACCATTAGGGTGGTCGAAGAGACTATCAAGGAAGGATGTAGCTATGGCCCTAGAAGAG GTTTCTTCAATGTTGCTGAGCACATCCTAGCTGATGGTGGCACTGCTCTTCGCGCTTCCAAGTTCATGCTACATGGTGTTGTTCTTATGTCTTTGACACACATTTTCTTCCTTTAA
- the LOC104212657 gene encoding uncharacterized protein isoform X1 yields the protein MSVIYYSFFEMAISINMKYSLQALAVTCILFFSFTLGKADDYGTQTAAAGVLENEYLPNYGGINGGYSSQNGDYPHEYGGGTGTADAQPGYLFSKALRCFNDKQLQIYSSCEEAYRLTETGDLNVPPEYTDQYCSGPCLKETHLVLNCLGNILSNFRFYNKATIRVVEETIKEGCSYGPRRGFFNVAEHILADGGTALRASKFMLHGVVLMSLTHIFFL from the exons ATGAGTGTCATATACTACTCATTTTTTGAGATGGCAATTTCCATTAACATGAAGTATTCTCTTCAAGCTTTAGCTGTGACTTGCATCTTGTTTTTCTCCTTCACACTAG GGAAAGCAGATGATTATGGGACTCAAACCGCAGCTGCAGGAGTACTTGAAAATGAATATCTGCCAAATTATGGAGGCATAAATGGAGGATATTCATCGCAAAACGGAGATTATCCTCATGAATATGGGGGTGGCACTGGCACAGCTGATGCTCAACCTGGCTATCTTTTCTCTAAAGCTTTGCGATGTTTCAACGATAAGCAG CTGCAGATATACAGTAGTTGTGAGGAGGCTTATAGACTGACTGAGACAGGGGATCTCAATGTACCACCTGAATATACCGATCAATATTGCAGCGGACCATGCTTGAAGGAGACACACCTTGTGCTAAATTGTCTTGGAAATATACTGTCAAACTTCAGATTCTATAATAAGGCCACCATTAGGGTGGTCGAAGAGACTATCAAGGAAGGATGTAGCTATGGCCCTAGAAGAG GTTTCTTCAATGTTGCTGAGCACATCCTAGCTGATGGTGGCACTGCTCTTCGCGCTTCCAAGTTCATGCTACATGGTGTTGTTCTTATGTCTTTGACACACATTTTCTTCCTTTAA